CAACCGCTGCCAAGCGGAAGCATCAGCGAGAGACCGAGAGCGGCACCAATGGATCGACGAGTCGTGAACATAAGACGCCTTCGACAGGCAAGCGACGAGTGAAGAGAAGGAGGTCGCTTCAATATACCTTTCATTTCTGGTGGAGCGCGAGATTGGCCGGGCAATCGTCACAATCAGCTTCTCAAGCGTGAAGCGGGCCAATTTGCAACGAGTTTGCCGGCTGAATGCTCGCGGCGGGCCGCCTGGCGCCGCTCACCCCGGGTTTTTCAAGAACCGCTTCGCCGCGTCGGTCAGCTCTCGGAGTCGCTGTTCCAGTTCGCCAACCGCGGCAGCGCCGTCCGGCATCGATCGCGCCGACGCCATATGCTCGAGCCGCGAGGCGGCGGCCGCCATGTCGCCCGCGCTGAGCGTGGCGGCGAGTCCCTTGAGGCTATGAGCGGCGCGATGGAGCGCCGGCAGGTCGTTGCGCATCACTGCCTGACGCACCTTCTCGTAGAGCGGCGGCGCATCTTCCAGGAAGATGTCGATGATCGCCCGCAGCAGCTCGCGGTCGCCTGCGAGCCGGCTGAGGGCGTCGTCAACGTTCATCGGAGACGGCGGCGAGTCGCTATCGTCTCGTAACGACGCGATGCTGCTCATGGTTCTGTCCTAAGGCTTGGCGTCCCGACTCGCCGGCACATGCGACGTCGCTGCGGCGTGCGTCGAGTCTCGACTGAATTTCACCCCCGCGATGGCATTGGAAGCAAACTCCGTTCCGTCGTTGCGGCCAGAAGAGCTGACGAATCGGAGCTATGTAACGGTTGTAGATCGTTCGCCTGCGCCGGTGCGCGTTCGTAGTGGAAGCCGCGCGGCCGATTCGTCGAGTGGACGACCAACGTGCAATTCGTCGCGAGCACGCCTAAAGGCCTATTTTACCGCACGAAATGGCATTGGCACATCACTTGCGTTCCGATTGTTCGTCTGGCAGTCAGCCGACAAATCATCTTCGCCGCTTCCGCCGCTCGGGAAACTCGTCGTGCAACCGAGTAGCAGCCGCAGACGGCGACGTTCAATGACACTGGAGAGAGACCATGAAACGTCAACATTCATCATCGCGTCCGAAGCCGCAACTGAACCGCGCGGGCAAGATCAAGTACGGCATCTTTGCCTGGTTGCTGGGTCTACCGCTGCCGATCATCATTCTCGCGCTGTTCTTCCGCGGCTGCGACTTCTAGTCGCGCCGACGGAAAACTTGCTCACTAAGAACATTTCCACTCGGGAGGGAGCCATGAACTGGGATCAAGTCGAAGGCAACTGGAAGCAAGCGAAAGGACGCATCCAGCAGCAGTGGGGCAAACTAACCAACGACGACGTCGACACCATCAAGGGGAAGCGAACCGAGTTGGTGGGTAAGCTTCAAGCCCGTTATGGCTATGCTCGCGAGCGAGCGGAGGAAGAGGTTGAAAAGTTCTGCACTACGTGCGATTCGGCGAGCGGCTGAGCCTGGTGTTAATCAATCTAGGCGCTCGCAGTGATCGCCGCCATAAAAAACTACTCGAAAAGGAATGGTGTCATGTCACTTAAATTTACTTCACGACTATTCGCGGCTGGACTGACGCTGGCGTTCGTTGGTTGTCAGGAATCGACGACTCGCAGCGACGTGGCCGACGCTCAAGCAGAGCTCCGCGACCAGCAGCACGACGTCGCGGAAGCTCAGCACGACGCCGCGGAGGCAACGGCTGATGCACAGCAAGAGGCCGACGAAACCCGCCATGAGGCGATGAAGCCCGTGCTAGATGCCGACGCCGACGCTGCGGAAGACGTGGCGGAAGCGCAGCAAAACGTTGCCGACACGCGTGCTGAAGGCAATGCGGAGATTCGTGATGAACAGAAGGACGTTAACACGGCTGCGGCCGATCTGCAGAAGAAGGAAGCTGAACTGAATGCGACGCAAGCTCGCGATGGCTTCGCTAAGCAGGTTGATCAGCAACTCGCTCTGGCCGACGAGCGAATCGCTCAGCTTGAAGAACGTCACGATAACGCCGAAGGCGCTGACGCTGACGCGATCGCCAAGCAGATTGACGTGCTAAAAGCTCAGCGTGATCGCGTCAAGGAAACGAACGACGACCTGAAGGGTGAAGAGCTGATGAAGTGGCAAGACCACCAGCGCAACGTCCAGCAAGAAGTGAGCACGCTGCAGCAGCTGCTCCAAGAGAATAAGTAATCGCAGCTAAAGGTTTGCGAGTGTGAGGCGTCGGCGACTTCGGTCGTCGGCGCCTTTTTTGTTGCGACAAGTAAATGCTGGAATTTACTGCCGACCACTCAACGATGATAAATCTGAGGTCCCCTCTTAATGGGGAGGGTTGGAGAGGGGTGACGACGGCTGGTACCAGGGTTCCACCCCCTCCCCCCGCCCTCCCCCTCAAGGGGGAGGGAGCCGCACAATTTCTCTTGAGAGGCTCGCCGTGGACCAAGCTGCAGAGACTGTGACAAGAAGCTGACTACCCAGCCTTCTCCGCCAATTGCGGTCGCGCAGCGATCGCCCGCACGCGTTCCACCGCGGCGGCGAGCGTCGTCGTGATGTCCGACTGGTCGTCGGCCAACCGGCGGCGAATTGCTTCGCTGCGGTCGCCGCCCCAGTAGCCGATCACGATCGGCAGCTGCGGGTATCGATCCCGTAATCGCCGGCAGAGCAACCGGCTGCTGCGGCTCGGAAGCGGCGGGACGCTTGAGAGAACGACCAGATCGACCTGCAACATCTCGACAGATTCCACGAGTTCGCTCGTGAGCGCCGAGATAGCAGCTCGCTCGACTTCGCAACCCTCTTTTCTCAGGAGCTGCGCGAGCATCACGGCGCTGATGTCGTCTGCTTGATCGCGGAGTGGAATGCATAGAACTCGCAACGGACGACGCTTGGACGCCTCGTCGATGACTTCCGTTTGCTCAGCAGGCGTCTGCTTCGCATCGATCTCGCCGAGCTCGTCCACCAAATCACGCGCCGTCTCTAGCACTAGCACAACTTGGTCGTCATGCAGCCGGCCGGAGTGGCGATCATCCTCTGCCAAGATTAGCGCAGGGATTACAGCCTGATCGTAGGCATCTGCGAGCGAACCGTTCGTCAGCAGCGGCGTGGCGAGCTCCTCGGCTTCGTCGCAGTCGCCAGCAAGGAGGCGCTGGTAGATCTTCTCAGGCGGGAGCATCGACGAGTGGTCCCCCAACAACACGGCGAGAAAGTGTAGCGCGGGGATATAGCGGGCCATTACCACAACGCAAACAGTCAGCGGCATAGCGAGCACCAGGCCAATCGTCCCCCAAATCCAGGTCCAGAAGATCGCCGCCACAATGACGCCGACGCCGGAGACGCCGGTGCTCCGGCCGTACAACATCGGTTCGGCGACGTTGTTGACGAGCAGTTCCAGAACCGCGAACAACGTGGCCACCATGAGCGGCTCCGTCCAACCTTGCGACGTAGCAATCGACACCCCCAGCGGCATGATCGCCGACATCCACGGGCCGATGTACGGTAAGAATCGCAGCGAGAAACTGAGAACGCCCCAAGTGATCGCACTCGGGACGCCGATCGCTGCGAGCCCCAATCCAACCGCGAGACCGTACCCGGCGTTGATCAAAAACTGCATCCGCAGATACTTGCTGACGCGCTCGGTGACGTCGGTGAGCGCTTCGGTCGAGGCATGAAGATTCGAGGCCCCGAAGAGTTGCAGTAACCGATTCCGCTGGTCTTCCCGTTTCAGCAGGATGAAGATCACCAGCACGATTGCGATGCCCGCGGTCGTCAGCGGCGCCACGAGGGGCCCCAGCCAATCGCGGACTTGCCCGAGCGGCGAAGGCGGCATGCCCACGACTCGCACATCGACGGGTTCCCCGCCGCCGTTTAGTTTGGCATCGGGAGAATCATCGAACTCCCGTTTCACGCGAGACCAGAGCCCTCCTTCGGCTGTCGCTGTGGGCTCCTTCCCGTTCGGCTGATTTTCACCAGGCCGAGTCGCTTCTCCCGTCGCGTCCGGAGTTGCCGGTTTCGGGGCCGCCTCATCTTGGCTCAACTTCTCCGTGACCTCGTCGATGACGTCGCTGAAGTTAGCCAGCATCGGCGAATCAGGTCGCAGATCCTCAACCCGCTTGATGATCTCGTTTCGCCAGCGCGGGAGCTGCTCATTCAAGTCGAGCAGTTGGCTGGTCACCACCCAGCCGAGGACTCCCAGGACGACGAACGTCACTCCCACGACGGAAATCACGGAGAGAATCCGCCCGAGTCCCCACCGCTCAAGGCGGTCTGCCAGCGGCGTCAGCAGAAAGCTGAGGAAGATCGCCAGCGCCAGCGGCAGCAGGATCTCCTTCGCGACGTGCAGCGCTGCGATCGCCACCACGATCGATGCCAAGGTGAGAAGCGGCGAACTAGCGCCAGACGACGTGCGGGATCGAGCCATGCGCGACGTCGGCGAGCGACGCCGACGTTCCTATGAAATTAGAACGATGTGACGATCAGTCGGTTGACGACCCGCACCGAACCGGCAACCCGGAGTGCGGCCACCTGCGCCATCTGCTTCAGATAATAGCTGGGAACAGCGCCCGAGAGAACGAGCCCTTCCTGCGCCGCGGCGCAGCTCACGCTACCGAGCACAGGATAACCAAGCGATTCGAGTGTTGCTTTGACGTTCTCGCTCGCTAGTTGCAGCCGGTTGCGGTTGATTGCCTGATGGTCGCTGTCGCGGCGCTCAAGCGGATTGGAGCGATGGAAGTCGAGGGCGGGAGTCGCAGAGGCGGGCGTCGATTTATGGCGAGGACGAATGCGAAGTGCTTCGTGCATGACAGTGAAGGATCCAGTACGGAGGGACCGTCGAGGCAGTCCAGTTGGTAGGGAGTTAAGCGACGAGAGGATCGATCTTGCGGATCCATTAAAAAAGCCGACGGGCGACAACCCTATCTGTTCAGCGACGGTGCGGACACCAGAGCAACGTCGTGACTTCAGACATGGTTTTTCGCCCGTCGGCGCTTCCGTGATTTGGCGAGCCCCGCGTGCGGGAGCGGAGCAATGCATTCAGCGTGCCAATTTGCGCAGATCGCAGCGATCAAAGGGGCCACCGCCACAGTCGGCCGCCGCTCGCGCAGGCATACATCGATTAAACCGGGCGATTTCTGCAACCTGATCGCCTTTCGGTCACTTTGTACGGCTGCTGTGCGGCCCGCGTAGGCGCGGTCGATTGCCCGCAGAGGGCGGCTCGGTTGGTCGCTAGCAATCCAGCTTTCGGGCGTTAGTGGTAGTTTTGAAGTCACTACCGAGTGGAAACTCCCCAACAGAAGGCCTTCGAGCGGCTCGCGTGCGCGGATCGCCAAACGATCACCCATTTCGCGATTTCACCGCGAATCGTCGCGACGCCGGCGCGCTGCGCATGGCACGCCGGTTGCAATTGTGTATCTCAGGCCTGACGCGATCTCGCTGAGACGCTGCTCCAGGGCCCAGGGGTCACGACACAACGACACCAGACGAACAAAGGAAGCTGTGATGAAACTGAACCAACAAACGCTAGAAGGAAACTGGAACGAGATCAAAGGCAAGCTCCACGAACGTTGGGGCGAACTGACCAACGACGATCTGCAGAAGGCCCGCGGCAGCGTCGACCAACTCGTCGGCATGATCCAGAAGAAGACCGGGGAGGCTCGCGACAAGGTTGAGCAGTATCTCGGCGAAGTCACTTCCAACGGCGCGACGGGCGTCAGCAAAGTTGCTGAGGCCGTTCGCAGCTATGCCGGTTCCGCCGCCGAATCGTTTGGCGACGCCCGCGGTCGTGCAGGAGATGCGATGCGCGGCGGTTACTCTCAGACGGAACGCATGGTTCAGCAACGTCCGATCGAGTCGCTCGCCGTCGGCTTCGGAGCCGGTCTCATCACGGGCGTCGTGCTCGGGTTAGTGATGCGCTCGAGGTAACTGCATTTAACCTACTCAACCCCGGCCTCCAAGGTCGACGCTTGCATAGTTTTCACATAGGAGAGAAGTCATGTTAAACCTAGCCATTACCATGCTGATTTTGGCATTGGTTGCCGCTCTACTCGGATTTGGCGCAATTGCCAGCAGTTTCGCCGGTATCGCGAAAATTCTATTTGTCGTCTTTATTGTGCTATTCTTGATCAGCGCTCTCGCAGGCGCCTTGCGTGGACGTCCGCCGGTCTAATCTGGCGATGACCTCGCTCGAACGAGTAAGAGTAGTCACGCAGGATTAGCAACATCACATGGCTAGCAACGCCGATGATATCTGCCGACGCATGGAAGCCGTTCGCCGCACTGCCGGCGAAGAGGTTGAATCTATTGTGCAATCGGCGAAGACGCTGTCGGACTGGCGCTACTATGTGAAGAATCATCCGTTCTTGTTGGCGGGGGCCGCTGCGGGGTTGGGGTTCTTCCTCATCCCGCGCCGGAAAGCCCCGCCAACTCCCGGAGCGGCGGATGCGAAAGAGCTAATTGAGTTGCTGAAGAAGCATCACGTGAGTGGAGTGACGGTCGAGGGCCCGCCGAGCGGATTGCTCAAAACAGTTGCGGGACTAGCCACGCCGTTCCTGATTCGCACGGCGATGAACTTCGCACAAACTCGATTGGAATCGGGCGATTGGAGTTCGTTGTTCGGCGGCAAGGCGGCATCGCCTGCCAAGACGCCGGACGACGAACAGTCATTCGAAGAGTTCAACATTCCGCGGTGATGCCATGCACAATCGCCTCCAGAATCATTTTCGAACTGCGGCTGAAGCCGCTGAGGCGCGGGTCTCGGCAGCAGCGGCCGCGGCTGATGAAGCCGTCGCCGATTTTGCAGCCAGCGGCGAAGGCATCGTGAACCGGACGGCGCGTTCGGTTGCGTCACACCCTGCCCTGGCTATCGGCGCCGCCTTCGCGGTTGGTCTTCTGATTGGCAAATGGGTGAAGCGATAATGGCGTTCGATCGACGTCCCACGACTGCTGCACCTGCCGCCTCGATGAGTCGGAGCTTCCGTCAGTTGGGAAGCGACGTACTCACGCTGATGGAACTGCAGGCTGAACTACTGCAACTTGATGTGCGGGAGTGGGTGCACAGCTTTATTCGCCCGCTCGCTGCACTGCTTGCCGCCGCGATTATTTTGTTGGCGACGGCTCCGATAGCACTGCTCAGTTTTGGCTACCTGCTAGCCGCCAAGACAGAGCTGCCATTGTGGGGCGCCATGATAACCGCAGCCGCAACAGGCTTCGCGCTCGCGATTATCTCTGCCGGCATCGGCGTCTGGATGCTGAAGCATGACCGGCGAATCCTCGATCGGTTTAGCACAGAACTTCGCAAGAACGTCCACTGGCTAAAAGAAACCCTACGCACCACGCCCGACGACGGCCCGCGATAGCCCGCCTTCGTCTCACGGTGGTTTAGCGTTCACCTCCTCGGAGACTTATCGCAATGTCTACCGCCAACTACTCAGAATTCGCTGAACGTACCGGCGCACGGCCTCCTGCCTTCGGCGGCGACGACCAACTCGCTCGCGGCCTCGACGCTTGCGATGCGGCGACCACGTTCTTCCGAGAGTATGCCCGCGAACGTCCCGAAGTCGTCGCATTGTGGGCGTTCGGCATCGGGTTCGTGCTCGGTTGGAAGCTGAAGCCGTGGTAGCGAGCACGCATCGCGTCATTAGCCCCGGGCTCCACCCGGGGGTCGGTCACCATTCCGGTAGGCATCGCGTTGCGCGCGGTTAGCTCACCCCCGGGCGGAGCCCGGGGCTAGGAGCGCTCTCAGTCTCCTTCGACGACCTGCCCGACTTGGATCCCGAGTTCCCGCATCTTATTGCGGAGGCTGCCGCGGGTGATGCCGAGTCGCAGGGCGGCCTTCGATTGGTTCCCTGCCGTCTCGCGTAATACGCGGGTCAGCAGATAGCGCTCCATGAACTGCAGCGATTCCTGGTAGACGTTCTCCGAGCCGGAATTAATCCGCTCGTCGAGGAACGACGCCAGATCGACGGCGCCTCCGTCATCGCTGGAAGAGGCGCCAGCCACGCGTCGCGGCGCTGAGCCTGGCTGCAGATACTCAAGGATATCTTTCGGCAACAACTCCGGCACGATCGTCGGACCGGTCGCCATGAGCATCGCGCGGCGGACGGCGCCCTGCATCTCGCGAATATTACCCGGCCAAGGGTACTTCTCCATCAGATCGAGCGCTTCGGGCGAGATGCTCGTGATCCCCTTGCTCAGCTGGCTGTTGAACCGCTTGAGGAAGTGATCTAGCAGCAGCTTCAAATCTCCCTGGCGTTCCCGCAGGGGCGGCAGTTGGATCTCGAAGCCGTTGAGGCGATGGAACAAGTCGAGCCGGAACTCGTTGTCCTCGATCATCTGTTCCAGATCGCGGTTGGTCGCCGAAATGAGCCGCACGTCGACCGAGATCGTGTCGTGCCCGCCGACGCGTTCGAACTTCTGTTCCTGGAGCAACCGCAGTACCTTGCTCTGCGTTGCCGGCGACATGTCGCCGACTTCGTCGAGGAAGATCGTGCCGCCGTTGCACTGTTCGAAGCGGCCAATATGGCGACGGTCGGCGCCGGTGAAGGCGCCCTTCTCGTGACCGAACAACTCGCTTTCCAGCAGGGTGTCGGTCAGGGCGGCGCAGTTCACCGCCATAAAGCACTGGTCATTGCGATGGCTGTGCTGGTACAGGGCCCGGGCGATTAGCTCCTTGCCCGAACCGCTCTCGCCGCGGATGAGCACGGTGACGTCCTGAGCCGCGACGCGGCCAATTTGCTTGTAGACCTCCAGCATCTTGGGGCTGCGGCCAACGAGCACGTCGCTGTCTTCGGAATCAGTTTCCGCTTCTTGCAAGCGGACCGGCGAGTTCATCAGCCGGCGGGTCTCGAGCGCCCGTTCGACCAACGAGCGAACCTGGCGAATATCAAGCGGTTTGAGGAGATAATCGTACGCCCCCATCTTCATCGCTTCGATCGCCGTGTCGCTGTCGTTCGTGGCGGTGATGAAGATGACCGGCAGGCGGAGATCGATTGCCCGAATCTCGCGGGCCAGCTCCATGCCGGAAACCTCCGGCAGGAGGATATCGAGCAGCAAAACATCGGGCTTGTGCTCGCGCAAGGCGGCCATGCCCGACTCCGCGTCGCTGGCAGTGTGAATCTCGACGTCCGAATCGGCGAACGCCTTTTTGACCAGCAACAGGACGGTGCGGTCGTCATCAATTACCAACAAACTCGCCATTGATTCCTTTTCTCCGAGCTCAATTGCGGCGCTCGGCGGTTATTCGATTTATCTCCCCGGCGTCTCGGGCGCACGAAGGCCCCCGCCGCCGTTGGCAGAAGTTTTCGATTCTATCTCGGCCATCTAAATTTACGAGACTACCGAATCGATTTGGTCTGGCAGAATCCCCCTAACATCCCAAGCCGGCCAAGGCGTAGAGCACAGTGGCAATAGTAGAGTCGCCGCCCGCCAAGGAAATAGCCGGAATACCCGATTCCGACGAATCGTTGTCGGCTCGATTAGAGGCGGGGGCGATTGGCTAGCAGCTCGCGTAATGCGGCCTTTCCCACCGGCTTCGTCACGTGGTAGTCGAAGCCTGCTTCCTTCGACGCTCTGCGGGCTTCGTCGTGCCCGTAGCCGGTGACCGCCACCAGGTAGGCTGCGGCGGTTTCGGGTAACGACCGCAACGCCCGGCAAACCGCATAGCCATTCATCTCGCCGGGGAGGCTGATATCGCACAGCACAACGCGGGGCTGAAATTCAACTGCTTTCGCAACGGCCGCGGCGCCATCTTCGGCAGTCGCCACCATGTGGCCGTCGAGTCGCAGCATATGGTTGAGGGCGAGGAGCGCATCGCGGCGGTCATCGACGATCAGAATCCGCTCCTGACGAGCGAGTTCTTCCCCCTTGGCTGGCGGCTCTGGCTGCGCCAACTGCGGCGGCGTCGACCGGGGCAGCGTGATGGTGAACTCCGCCCCCTGCCCTACCCCGTCGCTATGGGCGCGGATGCCGCCGCCGTGGAGTTCCACCAACCCCTTGGTGAGCGCCAGCCCCAGTCCCAAGCCGCCGCGGCTCCGCTCCAGGCTGTTGTCAGCTTGGTTGAACGGTTCGAAGATCCTCGCCAGCGTTTCGTCGGTCATGCCGATTCCCTGGTCGCGGACCACGATCGCGGCGTCGCCAACAGCGTCAGCGGCCTGCGCGTGGAGCGTCACTGAGATGACGTTCGGGCCATCGCTGAACTTGTAGCTGTTGTGGATGAGGTTCGAGAACGCCTGAGCCAAGCGGGCCGAGTCGGCGAAGACCCACGCATCTTGCTCGGGCAGTTCGATCTGGAGTTCGCATTGCTCCAGCAAACGGGCCTTGCGATAGTCGTCGATCGTGTCCCGCAGCAGTTCGCGGAGGTTCACGTGCTGACGGCGTAGCCGCAGCTTGCCGCGAGCGATCCGCGAGACGTCGAGCAGATCGTCGACGATCCGCGACATTTGCGCCGCCTGCCGCGCGATGACGGCCTGCATCTCGTTCGCTTCTTGATCGAGATTGAGCATCGCCAACACTTGGGCGCCGGTGACGATCCCCGCCAGCGGGTTGCGCAGTTCATGGCCGAGCATCGCCAAGAAATCGTCTTTACGGCGATCGGCTTCACGCAGGGCGCTTTCGGACGCCTTCATGTCGGTGATATCGACCGAGCAGCCGACATAACCCAGGAAGGCTCCGTCCGCACGGAACCGCGGCGTGCCGTTCACGCTGAGCCAGCGATACTCCCCATCGGCGCGACGCATGCGCAGCTGCGCATCGATCGCTTGCTGCAGCTTGAATGCTTGTCGGTAACTCTCGATAAAGGCTTCGCGCTCGTCTTGGTGGATGAATCGCGTCCAATTCATGCCCTGCAGTTCGTCGAGTTCGGCCCCGACGAATCGCATGTACTCCTTGTTCACATACTGGCAGCCGCCGACGCCATGGATCCAGATGAGCACCGGCGCGTTATCCGCCATGCTGCGGAAGCGGGCTTCGCTCTCGCGAAGGTCGCTCTCGATCCGCTTGAGATCGCTGATGTCGAGATTGATGCCGACCCAGGCGATGATGGCGCCATGCTCGTCGCGCACCGGCACGCCACGCGCCAGGACGGGATGCCACTTGCCATCGACGCCGCGAAAGCGATGCTCGACGTCCCATGCATCGCCCGATTGCACGCACTGCCGCCACGCGGCGATTGTTTGCTCGACGTCGTCGGGATGGAGCACGTCGGTCCAACCAGTGTCGGAGCATTCTTGCTGCGTCATGCCGACAAGATTGAGGAACGACTCGCTGCAGTAGATGTTTCGTCCCGCGGCATCGCAGATCCAAATGCCGTAGTCGATCGACTCGCCGATGGCGCGGTACATCAGTTCGCTGTTCCGCAGCGCTGCTTCGCCTTGCTTGCGCGCGGTGATGTCGACCACCGTGCCGATGTAACCGATGCGACGACCGT
This sequence is a window from Lacipirellula parvula. Protein-coding genes within it:
- a CDS encoding CsbD family protein — translated: MKLNQQTLEGNWNEIKGKLHERWGELTNDDLQKARGSVDQLVGMIQKKTGEARDKVEQYLGEVTSNGATGVSKVAEAVRSYAGSAAESFGDARGRAGDAMRGGYSQTERMVQQRPIESLAVGFGAGLITGVVLGLVMRSR
- a CDS encoding Hpt domain-containing protein, with amino-acid sequence MSSIASLRDDSDSPPSPMNVDDALSRLAGDRELLRAIIDIFLEDAPPLYEKVRQAVMRNDLPALHRAAHSLKGLAATLSAGDMAAAASRLEHMASARSMPDGAAAVGELEQRLRELTDAAKRFLKNPG
- a CDS encoding DUF1328 domain-containing protein; this encodes MLNLAITMLILALVAALLGFGAIASSFAGIAKILFVVFIVLFLISALAGALRGRPPV
- a CDS encoding sigma-54-dependent transcriptional regulator, encoding MASLLVIDDDRTVLLLVKKAFADSDVEIHTASDAESGMAALREHKPDVLLLDILLPEVSGMELAREIRAIDLRLPVIFITATNDSDTAIEAMKMGAYDYLLKPLDIRQVRSLVERALETRRLMNSPVRLQEAETDSEDSDVLVGRSPKMLEVYKQIGRVAAQDVTVLIRGESGSGKELIARALYQHSHRNDQCFMAVNCAALTDTLLESELFGHEKGAFTGADRRHIGRFEQCNGGTIFLDEVGDMSPATQSKVLRLLQEQKFERVGGHDTISVDVRLISATNRDLEQMIEDNEFRLDLFHRLNGFEIQLPPLRERQGDLKLLLDHFLKRFNSQLSKGITSISPEALDLMEKYPWPGNIREMQGAVRRAMLMATGPTIVPELLPKDILEYLQPGSAPRRVAGASSSDDGGAVDLASFLDERINSGSENVYQESLQFMERYLLTRVLRETAGNQSKAALRLGITRGSLRNKMRELGIQVGQVVEGD
- a CDS encoding PAS domain S-box protein translates to MNAPLPSDAATPPWGLSALGRQLKAIDWSKHPLGESQAWPVSLRTALHIVLASQRPQAVWWGASFAQLANDRFQSQFADRTKAVGAPATDLWNDVWEVAGDQIFAAMSDSSNAMTPIVIAGVEGRDGAGSLTLLALLNDDGQPGGFLCEWNPLLASATEAELEERELRYRLVAEATGDYIWDWDLETDLVARNAGAETLFGYQSAEIGGDLNWGVNKIHPKDRDGVLRIIKVAIEKGETAWSAEYRFQRADDSYALVSTRGHVIRDSEGKAVRVIGAMRDLTEERQHEQALRDVEQRFRAVTMNAPVAIFIKDLEGRYTLCNPVASQSLGKPRGVIGMTDYDLMPREVADALRAADQQVLTSGEAAEFEETIPQLGVDRHFLAAKFPLRNAAGEIVGVGGVAVDVTDRKQAQQALRESERRLLLATQTGKVGVWAWDIAENRVSWSESLQGIVGVTPADLDPGADGFESLVHPDDRRLVRQALANAVEKDAPLELEFRAQRPSGETIWLFSTGSVIREGGRAVRMLGATLDVTDRKQGEAALRASEERFRTLASHAPVGIFQTDLHGDNMFVNEGWCEMAGLSADEARGKGWMSAIHVDDREAALAGWQQALTEEASSSAEFRFRRPDGAVTWVQGNAVPLRDVNGRRIGYIGTVVDITARKQGEAALRNSELMYRAIGESIDYGIWICDAAGRNIYCSESFLNLVGMTQQECSDTGWTDVLHPDDVEQTIAAWRQCVQSGDAWDVEHRFRGVDGKWHPVLARGVPVRDEHGAIIAWVGINLDISDLKRIESDLRESEARFRSMADNAPVLIWIHGVGGCQYVNKEYMRFVGAELDELQGMNWTRFIHQDEREAFIESYRQAFKLQQAIDAQLRMRRADGEYRWLSVNGTPRFRADGAFLGYVGCSVDITDMKASESALREADRRKDDFLAMLGHELRNPLAGIVTGAQVLAMLNLDQEANEMQAVIARQAAQMSRIVDDLLDVSRIARGKLRLRRQHVNLRELLRDTIDDYRKARLLEQCELQIELPEQDAWVFADSARLAQAFSNLIHNSYKFSDGPNVISVTLHAQAADAVGDAAIVVRDQGIGMTDETLARIFEPFNQADNSLERSRGGLGLGLALTKGLVELHGGGIRAHSDGVGQGAEFTITLPRSTPPQLAQPEPPAKGEELARQERILIVDDRRDALLALNHMLRLDGHMVATAEDGAAAVAKAVEFQPRVVLCDISLPGEMNGYAVCRALRSLPETAAAYLVAVTGYGHDEARRASKEAGFDYHVTKPVGKAALRELLANRPRL
- a CDS encoding phage holin family protein; amino-acid sequence: MAFDRRPTTAAPAASMSRSFRQLGSDVLTLMELQAELLQLDVREWVHSFIRPLAALLAAAIILLATAPIALLSFGYLLAAKTELPLWGAMITAAATGFALAIISAGIGVWMLKHDRRILDRFSTELRKNVHWLKETLRTTPDDGPR
- a CDS encoding BON domain-containing protein, which translates into the protein MHEALRIRPRHKSTPASATPALDFHRSNPLERRDSDHQAINRNRLQLASENVKATLESLGYPVLGSVSCAAAQEGLVLSGAVPSYYLKQMAQVAALRVAGSVRVVNRLIVTSF
- a CDS encoding CsbD family protein; translation: MNWDQVEGNWKQAKGRIQQQWGKLTNDDVDTIKGKRTELVGKLQARYGYARERAEEEVEKFCTTCDSASG
- a CDS encoding AI-2E family transporter, which gives rise to MARSRTSSGASSPLLTLASIVVAIAALHVAKEILLPLALAIFLSFLLTPLADRLERWGLGRILSVISVVGVTFVVLGVLGWVVTSQLLDLNEQLPRWRNEIIKRVEDLRPDSPMLANFSDVIDEVTEKLSQDEAAPKPATPDATGEATRPGENQPNGKEPTATAEGGLWSRVKREFDDSPDAKLNGGGEPVDVRVVGMPPSPLGQVRDWLGPLVAPLTTAGIAIVLVIFILLKREDQRNRLLQLFGASNLHASTEALTDVTERVSKYLRMQFLINAGYGLAVGLGLAAIGVPSAITWGVLSFSLRFLPYIGPWMSAIMPLGVSIATSQGWTEPLMVATLFAVLELLVNNVAEPMLYGRSTGVSGVGVIVAAIFWTWIWGTIGLVLAMPLTVCVVVMARYIPALHFLAVLLGDHSSMLPPEKIYQRLLAGDCDEAEELATPLLTNGSLADAYDQAVIPALILAEDDRHSGRLHDDQVVLVLETARDLVDELGEIDAKQTPAEQTEVIDEASKRRPLRVLCIPLRDQADDISAVMLAQLLRKEGCEVERAAISALTSELVESVEMLQVDLVVLSSVPPLPSRSSRLLCRRLRDRYPQLPIVIGYWGGDRSEAIRRRLADDQSDITTTLAAAVERVRAIAARPQLAEKAG